One region of Primulina tabacum isolate GXHZ01 chromosome 17, ASM2559414v2, whole genome shotgun sequence genomic DNA includes:
- the LOC142530734 gene encoding uncharacterized protein LOC142530734 produces MLQDIEEKKIFPTQNVLVASDGRVLDDALEREDKMKVSNAKRWFHCSFQRKSISSKEYTNRGPEYQKEKFNHRHGSLRNAIERAFGVLKKRFSILASGAEPNYNVETHSEIILACCILHNFLMGVDLDERLIAEVDSELTNEDIVTEENTASRGRSESGRHGIMIRNRIAQEMREDYACGPT; encoded by the exons ATGTTGCAAGATATAGAGGAAAAAAAGATTTTTCCGACACAAAATGTGTTGGTTGCAT CCGATGGACGTGTCCTTGATGATGCACTCGAAAGAGAAGATAAGATGAAAGTTTCAAATG CTAAGAGATGGTTTCATTGCTCCTTTCAGAGGAAATCGATATCATCTAAAGAATACACTAATCGTGGGCCAGAATaccaaaaagaaaaatttaatcacaGACATGGATCTTTGAGAAATGCCATTGAAAGAGCATTCGGTGTTTTAAAGAAGAGATTTTCAATTTTAGCTAGTGGTGCGGAGCCTAACTACAACGTAGAGACACATTCCGAAATTATATTAGCATGCTGCATTTTGCATAATTTTCTCATGGGAGTAGATCTTGATGAAAGATTGATTGCTGAAGTCGATAGTGAACTAACAAATGAAGATATTGTGACTGAAGAAAATACAGCTTCTCGTGGTAGATCTGAAAGTGGTAGGCATGGAATAATGATAAGAAATAGAATAGCACAAGAAATGCGGGAAGATTATGCGTGTGGTCCTACTTAG